From one Lotus japonicus ecotype B-129 chromosome 3, LjGifu_v1.2 genomic stretch:
- the LOC130744257 gene encoding uncharacterized protein LOC130744257, translated as MDESFEGESAAKGVLWFSMFTLSDLGVKKKVTDVTKQENEGSAAKTPKTSRSSQIPKSEKETKKYKKSEPSTGKKRRHVLDPDLEADVEPDVPDISTTARKRLKGKKVPQNVLDAPVDNVSFHFPDSAQRWKYVVQRRLAIERELHEDALELKDVMEVISAAGLMKILKDLGRCFDKLVREFIVNIPADCDDASSTEYRKVEEPDLNRVATTLTRKLVRKWPKKGLLPSGKLSTKYVVLYKIGTANWMATNHLSGVTPPLARMLYLVGTGGEFDFGKLSQGKKPLPLKFDYRLFAGTHVPDIVLSAAKGTVSASGTKVVGSSKEDILAELKAVSKSLGDTIQACKVRKFNVDQLIKAMSDGATIAAEGENVFEPCVAMCSLYLLLVCIILEHGADDFCG; from the exons ATGGATGaatcatttgagggggagtctGCTGCTAAGGGGGTGCTTTGGTTCTCTATGTTTACCCTCTCTGatct TGGTGTCAAGAAGAAGGTTACAGACGTAACGAAGCAGGAGAACGAAGGATCTGCTGCTAAGACTCCAAAGACTTCCCGAAGTTCTCAAATTCCAAAATCTGAGAAGGAGACAAAGAAATACAAGAAGTCAGAACCTTCTACTGGGAAGAAAAGAAGACATGTGCTTGATCCTGACTTAGAGGCAGATGTCGAGCCAGATGTCCCAGACATCTCAACCACTGCCAGAAAACGTTTGAAAGGTAAGAAAGTTCCTCAAAATGTGCTTGATGCTCCTGTGGACAATGTGTCCTTTCATTTTCCAGACTCTGCTCAGAGATGGAAATATGTGGTTCAAAGGAGGCTTGCTATTGAAAGGGAACTTCATGAAGATGCCTTGGAACTCAAGGATGTCATGGAAGTTATTTCTGCTGCTGGATTAATGAAGATTCTCAAGGATCTTGGCAGATGTTTTGACAAGCTTGTTAGGGAGTTCATTGTGAACATCCctgctgattgtgatgatgcTTCCAGTACTGAGTACAGGAAAGT GGAGGAGCCTGATTTGAATAGGGTTGCTACAACCCTTACTAGGAAGTTGGTCAGGAAGTGGCCTAAGAAGGGATTGCTTCCATCTGGGAAACTTTCTACCAAATATGTTGTTCTCTACAAGATTGGTACTGCCAATTGGATGGCCACCAATCACTTGTCTGGTGTGACTCCACCTCTGGCCAGAATGCTTTATTTGGTTGGAACTGGGGGTGAGTTTGATTTTGGAAAGCTG TCTCAAGGTAAGAAGCCTTTGCCTCTCAAGTTTGATTACCGGTTATTTGCTGGGACGCATGTTCCAGACATTGTGCTCTCTGCCGCAAAGGGAACTGTCAGTGCCAGTGGCACTAAGGTAGTTGGTTCTAGCAAGGAAGACATCTTGGCTGAGTTGAAGGCTGTCTCCAAGTCTCTTGGTGACACCATTCAAGCTTGCAAGGTCAGAAAATTCAATGTTGATCAACTCATCAAGGCTATGTCAGATGGTGCAACTATTGCTGCTGAAGGAGAaa atGTATTTGAGCCCTGTGTGGCTATGTGCTCTCTTTATTTGCTCCTGGTCTGTATAATTCTTGAACACGGTGCTGATGACTTCTGTGGATAG
- the LOC130744259 gene encoding uncharacterized protein LOC130744259, whose protein sequence is MQIIDKVQVEPVEESSEEVRQKNHPIDDYPLWSKKDNPASILKYVRMLRSKGDPITLEEFIKSLPDSPPEVPTRRSKRTTSNKPSYPKGKGILIEETKKMKAASKSVVIRESILEPSPERTPVESPQESQSDSSESSMSSSIGTQEEEVSPRKDVKRKAVMEESSDEETEDDDVPLAKRQRIQAIQVEEEVEQDDCEIIGNVLQVIRESAEAEESTDSNVEPIGKRMKLPLKDPLQKESEPKQASENVAEVQRERRSKITSDPARTARLTRSTILRDSSKELTKSINLDSTLVVIPEQPIPISTSLPTLTQTNPPQTEPHTQTLSQAETQAPHFNTLTATTSIPSIPIQTSSTSTTTESVPLFNSFIKGIAQSEATLRDLVQQFTPKPPSTSRTLLITESGEIPTEKDDEDEDVQILEPPFNVQPIQQVASYFEDVLPDAVAESFYVSLSHYSIVNSRDLSFTSPEKTATSRERQETIPEIERMDESDHFGQGKAHVNESMPSGQMRTESSNASSSKATNIPQQIMDLRQRVLHKVCEPMRRAMASRTHLVSERTSEDDDMISAEVAEDSAEEIIIHEAAEVDEVQMEIPSQVAAEVQAPTDVPIQAPEPASHPEVALLAARIDRIQDDQQRLFQMVEHQGIIQSEQSRQIQESSSRMENMIRYLIENLPSSSKP, encoded by the exons atgcagatcattgacaaAGTTCAAGTTGAACCTGTTGAAGAATCATCTGAAGAGGTTCGTCAGAAGAACCACCCTATTGATGACTACCCTCTCTGGTCTAAGAAGGATAATCCAGCCAGCATTCTgaaatatgtgagaatgctcagaagtAAAGGAGATCCAATCACTCTCGAGGAATTCATCAAGAGTCTTCCTGATAGTCCTCCTGAGGTACCAACAAGGAGGTCCAAGAGAACAACCAGCAACAAGCCTTCATATCCCAAAGGCAAAGGGATTCTAATAGAGGAAACCAAGAAGATGAAAGCAGCATCAAAATCTGTAGTCATCAGGGAATCAATTCTAgaaccctctcctgaaagaACTCCAGTGGAGTCACCTCAGGAATCTCAGTCTGATAGCTCTGAGAGCTCTATGTCTTCTTCCATTGgaactcaagaagaagaagtttcACCTAGAAAGGATGTCAAGAGGAAGGCTGTCAtggaagaatcttctgatgaggaaactgaagatgatgatgttcctctggccAAGAGGCAAAGAATTCAAGCAATTCAAGTTGAGGAAGAAGTTGAGCAGGATGATTGTGAGATTATTGGGAATGTGCTCCAGGTCATAAGGGAATCtgcagaagctgaagaatccaccgATTCTAATGTAGAGCCCATAGGCAAGAGGAtgaaactgcctctgaaggATCCACTTCAGAAGGAGTCAGAACCAAAGCAAGCATCTGAAAATGTTGCAGAGGTACAAAGAGAAAGGAGATCAAAGATAACTTCAGATCCTGCAAGGACTGCTAGACTCACCAGATCTACCATACTCAGAGATTCAAGTAAGGAACTAACTAAAAGCATTAATTTAGATTCTactttagtagttattcctgaacaacctaTACCTATATCTACATCCCTGCCAACCTTAACCCAAACAAATCCACCTCAAACAGAACCTCACACACAAACCTTATCTCAAGCAGAAACACAAGCTCCTCACTTCAACACCCTAACTGCTACCACTTCCATTCCATCCATCCCAATTCAAACCTCCTCCacatccaccaccactgagtCTGTACCTcttttcaattcattcatcaagGGTATCGCTCAGAGTGAGGCCACCTTGAGGgacttggttcaacaattcacacCCAAACCTCCATCCACCTCAAGAACCCTTCTGATAACTGAATCTGGAGAGATTCCTACTGAGAAAGacgatgaagatgaggatgttCAGATTCTAGAACCTCCTTTCAATGTGCAACCTATCCAGCAGGTAGCCTCCTACTTTGAAGATGTGCTCCCAGATGCTGTTGCTGAGTCCTTCTATGTGTCCTTGTCTCACTACTCCATAGTAAACTCAAGAGATCTGAGTTTcacctcacctgagaagactgctacATCCAGGGAAAGACAAGAGACCATTCCTGAGATTGAAcgcatggatgaatcagatcatttTGGACAAGGAAAAGCTCATGTGAATGAATCAATGCCTTCAGGGCAAATGAGAACTGAAAGTTCTAATGCATCAAGTTCTAAAGCAACCAACATTCCTCAACAAATCATGGATCTG aggcagagggTGTTACACAAGGTTTGTGAGCCCATGAGAAGGGCAATGGCTTCAAGAACTCATCTTGTCTCTGaacgtacctcagaagatgatgatatgatttcagcagaggttgcagaGGACAGTGCTGAAGAGATCATTATTCATGAGGCTGCAGAGGTTGATGAAGTTCAGATGGAAATACCTAGTCAAGTTGCGGCAGAAGTTCAGGCACCTACAGATGTTCCTAttcaagctccagaaccagCTTCACATCCGGAAGTTGCTCTCCTGGCTGCCAGAATTGATAGGatacaagatgatcagcagaggctgtttcagatggttgagcatcaAGGCATCATTCAGAGTGAACAGAGTCGGCAGATTCAGGAATCTTCAAGCAGAATGGAGAATATGATAAGGTACCTGATCGAGAATCTCCCATCTTCATCAAAGCCTTGA